The following coding sequences lie in one Niabella agricola genomic window:
- a CDS encoding alpha-N-acetylglucosaminidase — MVQRYVLFLVVFIFSLNAAANDFEAVEQLAQRRVPWLSRHLVLKKVPGAHTQDVFELSSENGRVVIRANNANSAAMGVNWYLKYYCRRSMSHTGTNLAPVYPLPVIENKVRVTSPFKYRYALNYCTLNYTMSFYSWADWERELDWMALNGVNLMLATTGTEAVWQHTLKKFGFSDPEIKAFIPGPGFTAWWLMGNLEGWGGPVTQPMIDQRTALQKQILVRMRELDMEPVLQGFYGMVPRALKKHFPDAAIREQGKWAGNFDRPDFLLPEDPLFKQMAEAYYTEIKKLYGTKLRFFGGDPFHEGGSTQGVDLAQAGHIIQSCMQQAYPNSSWLLQGWQENPRPELLQGLDKSSVLVLQLGGEKANDWEKTKGFNGTPFIWNTVNNFGEKSGLYGKLQYFSDEISRIRNSRYASLCKGIGVMPEGIHNNPVVYDWMLSLAWLDQKAQVKDWIPHYIQSRYGLSNDTLRQAWQILLKNGLPKFSQPGGWFARSHILCPAGLGYRARVFPGEAANGTMIRLCSGMG, encoded by the coding sequence ATGGTGCAACGATATGTTCTCTTTTTAGTGGTCTTTATTTTCTCTTTGAATGCTGCAGCTAATGATTTTGAAGCGGTGGAACAACTGGCACAGCGAAGGGTTCCCTGGCTAAGCCGGCATTTGGTATTAAAAAAGGTGCCGGGAGCCCATACACAGGATGTATTTGAGCTTTCATCAGAGAATGGCCGGGTGGTCATCCGGGCCAATAATGCAAACAGTGCAGCCATGGGGGTGAACTGGTATTTGAAATATTACTGCCGCCGGTCGATGTCACATACCGGTACAAACCTGGCACCGGTGTACCCACTGCCGGTGATAGAAAATAAAGTCAGGGTCACATCGCCATTTAAATACCGGTACGCATTAAATTATTGCACCCTCAACTATACCATGAGCTTTTATTCCTGGGCTGATTGGGAGCGGGAGCTGGATTGGATGGCGCTAAATGGTGTAAACCTCATGCTGGCTACAACCGGTACAGAGGCGGTGTGGCAGCATACACTGAAAAAGTTCGGTTTCTCAGACCCGGAAATAAAAGCGTTTATTCCCGGCCCGGGGTTTACAGCCTGGTGGCTGATGGGGAACCTGGAAGGCTGGGGTGGACCCGTAACGCAACCAATGATCGACCAGCGTACCGCATTACAAAAACAAATACTGGTGCGGATGCGGGAACTCGATATGGAACCGGTATTGCAGGGTTTTTATGGTATGGTACCCCGTGCTTTAAAGAAACACTTTCCGGATGCAGCAATACGGGAGCAGGGAAAATGGGCTGGTAATTTTGACCGCCCCGATTTTCTGTTGCCGGAAGATCCGCTGTTTAAGCAGATGGCAGAAGCCTACTATACGGAAATAAAGAAGTTATACGGAACAAAGCTGCGCTTTTTTGGCGGAGATCCGTTTCACGAGGGAGGCAGCACGCAGGGCGTTGACCTTGCACAGGCAGGCCACATCATTCAGTCCTGCATGCAGCAAGCATATCCAAACAGTAGCTGGCTGTTGCAGGGCTGGCAGGAAAATCCCCGGCCGGAATTATTACAGGGCCTGGATAAATCTTCGGTGCTGGTATTGCAACTGGGGGGCGAAAAAGCGAATGACTGGGAAAAAACGAAAGGGTTTAACGGAACTCCGTTTATATGGAATACCGTCAATAATTTTGGTGAAAAATCCGGCTTATATGGCAAGCTACAATATTTTTCTGATGAAATAAGCCGCATCCGTAACAGCCGGTATGCGTCTCTTTGTAAGGGTATCGGGGTCATGCCGGAAGGCATCCACAATAATCCGGTTGTGTATGATTGGATGCTTTCCCTGGCGTGGCTGGATCAAAAAGCGCAGGTAAAGGATTGGATCCCCCATTATATACAAAGCCGGTACGGGCTCAGTAATGATACGCTTCGGCAGGCCTGGCAGATACTGCTAAAAAACGGCTTACCAAAGTTTTCCCAACCGGGAGGATGGTTTGCCCGAAGCCATATTTTGTGCCCGGCCGGCCTGGGGTATCGGGCACGTGTCTTTCCTGGGGAAGCCGCAAACGGAACTATGATACGGCTTTGTTCAGGGATGGGGTAA
- a CDS encoding alpha-N-acetylglucosaminidase C-terminal domain-containing protein: MVCPKPYFVPGRPGVSGTCLSWGSRKRNYDTALFRDGVKQFLSIGANYFTNENWLIDAVDFSRQVISNKGDVLYNALEQSFRQKNVDRFKKNADAFLHLILLEDSLLSLHKAFSLNQWLDAARKQGRTHKEKALFEWNAKTLITYWGSNDPETDLHDYANREMSGLLRSFYYRRWELFMDYCIKEMNGEPVSPPDFFTFEKSWASDSSHTSPIRFSGKERNALWSRLQACL, encoded by the coding sequence ATGGTTTGCCCGAAGCCATATTTTGTGCCCGGCCGGCCTGGGGTATCGGGCACGTGTCTTTCCTGGGGAAGCCGCAAACGGAACTATGATACGGCTTTGTTCAGGGATGGGGTAAAACAATTCCTGTCTATCGGAGCCAATTATTTTACAAACGAAAACTGGCTGATTGATGCCGTCGATTTTTCAAGACAGGTCATTTCAAATAAGGGGGATGTGCTGTACAACGCGCTGGAGCAATCCTTTCGGCAAAAAAATGTTGACCGGTTCAAAAAAAATGCAGATGCGTTTCTACATTTGATTTTGCTGGAAGATTCGCTGTTAAGCCTCCATAAAGCGTTTAGTTTGAATCAATGGCTGGATGCTGCGCGTAAACAGGGACGCACGCATAAAGAAAAAGCATTGTTTGAATGGAATGCGAAAACATTGATTACCTATTGGGGAAGCAATGACCCCGAAACGGATCTGCATGATTATGCCAACAGGGAGATGAGTGGATTGTTAAGGTCCTTTTATTACCGGAGATGGGAGCTTTTTATGGATTATTGTATAAAAGAAATGAATGGGGAACCGGTATCGCCGCCTGATTTTTTTACGTTTGAAAAAAGCTGGGCATCAGACAGTAGTCATACGTCTCCCATCCGGTTTTCCGGTAAGGAAAGAAATGCTTTATGGAGCCGGTTGCAAGCGTGTTTGTGA
- a CDS encoding esterase family protein: MNKQINSWFSPSLQKEMPVVSYGHFGTVLLLVPTAGADYLEYERFQLIDSLAPFINEGKLKIYSIDSVNNESWLNKNMNNWDKAQRHEQWNAYVYHEVLPYIKMASGADTPVFISGASFGALHSMNLFLKRPDLLAGVIAMSGVYDLTYYSEGFINDTVYYNSPWHYMPNLTDHEILEQIRKSPHIHILTGAGAYEDPRAGGEFAKILYDKGIYYEFDNWGENYKHDWPTWREMLPHYIGTRF; this comes from the coding sequence ATGAATAAGCAAATCAATTCCTGGTTCAGCCCATCCCTGCAAAAGGAGATGCCGGTCGTTTCTTATGGTCATTTTGGCACCGTATTGCTGCTGGTGCCTACAGCCGGGGCAGATTACCTGGAGTATGAGCGTTTTCAGCTGATCGACAGCCTCGCACCATTTATCAATGAGGGTAAATTAAAGATATACTCTATTGATAGTGTGAATAATGAAAGCTGGCTGAACAAAAACATGAACAATTGGGACAAAGCACAACGGCACGAGCAGTGGAATGCATATGTATACCATGAAGTGCTCCCGTATATAAAAATGGCATCGGGTGCGGATACGCCGGTATTCATCAGCGGCGCTTCCTTTGGAGCCCTGCACAGCATGAACCTGTTTCTAAAACGTCCGGACTTGCTGGCAGGCGTTATCGCAATGAGCGGCGTATATGATCTTACCTATTATTCCGAGGGGTTTATCAATGATACGGTATATTACAACAGTCCCTGGCATTATATGCCCAACCTCACGGATCACGAAATACTGGAACAGATCCGGAAAAGCCCGCATATTCATATTCTGACGGGAGCAGGTGCTTATGAAGATCCCAGAGCCGGAGGTGAATTTGCAAAGATCCTTTATGATAAAGGGATCTACTATGAATTTGATAACTGGGGCGAAAATTATAAGCACGACTGGCCTACCTGGAGGGAAATGTTGCCACATTATATCGGTACCCGGTTTTAA
- a CDS encoding DUF4855 domain-containing protein, with product MLKRTFILCCLFIGGLVVAVACSRKANTPGEVVPDPPEMPVKPGPRFPVDLALIYHGNGDRPEWNKDQLKPYVYRMQNGKLQWQFDGFLFLEITARIDGKFYDFGVAPAAGKMQWQWLLDRTFADGKGPDALEEVMDGLAKQGYRAPYKRKVIISIPNPVYGDTAWGILKGKKLDFKNNDDRIAASKWYMDQVLQIWNTKNYKYLDFAGFYWLSESVDYASDADVMKATSTYVRDKKKDFYWIPYYGAGRARDWRALGLDIAHQQPNYFFDLKSPYTILTGGISFAQQHQMALEMEFDDRLATDKGYMGKFYDYLNEYAKQGIFDTKPVAYYEGGGAWLRMSLNKDTAVQRAFNTLGDILARRKEKDITFQ from the coding sequence ATGCTTAAAAGAACGTTTATTTTATGTTGCTTATTTATTGGAGGCCTGGTGGTTGCGGTAGCCTGTTCCCGTAAGGCCAACACGCCCGGTGAGGTGGTGCCCGATCCACCTGAAATGCCTGTAAAACCAGGCCCGCGCTTCCCGGTGGACCTTGCGTTGATATATCATGGAAACGGCGACCGGCCGGAATGGAACAAGGACCAGCTAAAACCCTACGTGTACCGGATGCAGAATGGAAAGCTGCAATGGCAGTTTGACGGTTTTCTTTTCCTGGAAATCACAGCCCGGATTGACGGAAAATTTTATGATTTTGGGGTAGCGCCTGCAGCGGGTAAAATGCAATGGCAATGGCTGCTTGACCGGACGTTCGCGGATGGCAAAGGGCCGGATGCATTGGAGGAGGTTATGGATGGCCTGGCCAAACAGGGATACCGGGCTCCCTATAAACGAAAAGTGATCATCAGCATTCCCAACCCCGTTTACGGAGACACAGCCTGGGGGATCCTAAAAGGAAAAAAACTTGATTTTAAAAATAACGATGACCGCATTGCGGCCTCTAAATGGTATATGGACCAGGTACTGCAAATATGGAATACAAAAAACTATAAATACCTGGATTTTGCCGGCTTCTACTGGCTAAGCGAATCAGTAGATTATGCCAGCGACGCCGATGTGATGAAGGCGACCAGTACGTATGTACGCGATAAAAAAAAGGATTTTTACTGGATCCCTTATTACGGAGCGGGCCGTGCACGAGACTGGCGCGCACTGGGCTTGGATATTGCCCATCAGCAACCCAATTATTTTTTTGATCTGAAAAGCCCTTACACCATTCTTACCGGTGGAATAAGTTTCGCTCAGCAACATCAGATGGCGCTGGAGATGGAATTTGATGACCGGTTAGCAACCGATAAAGGCTATATGGGGAAGTTTTATGATTACCTGAACGAGTATGCCAAACAGGGCATTTTTGACACAAAGCCGGTTGCTTACTATGAAGGCGGCGGTGCCTGGCTGCGTATGTCGCTGAATAAAGATACTGCGGTGCAAAGGGCTTTTAATACATTGGGCGATATTTTAGCCAGGAGAAAAGAAAAGGATATAACGTTTCAATAA
- a CDS encoding sialate O-acetylesterase has product MKSCRFVALLCLALRIGFSTPVFAEINLPAVISNNMVLQQKATPAIWGTAGAGKTVTVQTSWNKRTYQAKADASGNWKIRVNTPSFGGPYTIRITEDNTVTLENVLIGDVWLCSGQSNMEMPLAGWGKILNYEAEIARAGYPSIRLLQATHVTANQPQTLLTVRNSGWDVCTPATVAEFSSVAYFFAREIYEKTKIPIGLIHSSWGGTIAEAWTSYETLQQLPDFAAAAQKIKATPNVDPKTFEQVFADWNQQRLAADKGMANGKAIWAAADLNTADWKTMPVPGLVEENGLPGFDGVIWFKRRLSIPENWPAEDLTLNLGPVDDDDITWFNGEQIGATNGWNKERVYTIPARLIKKGANDLTVRVTDNSNAGGIYGTPAQLFIRNGAGQRIELPGNWLYKVPYVLKDLPPAPQNPNNPNRPTVLYNAMINPIIDYTIKGAIWYQGESNAGRAYQYRTLFPAMIKDWRSKFASGNFPFYFVQLANFMKRADQPGASAWAELREAQLMTTQVSNTGMATIIDIGDAKDIHPKNKQEVGRRLALIALNRDYKKNIEYSGPRYKTQKITGDRIVLTFDHAAGMKAGQGKLMGFAIAGADQKFYWADAAINGSTITVKAPEVKQPVAVRYAWADNPDANLVNAAGLPASPFRTDQWNGITKGVK; this is encoded by the coding sequence ATGAAATCTTGCCGTTTTGTAGCATTATTATGCCTTGCCCTGAGGATTGGTTTTTCAACACCCGTATTTGCCGAAATAAACCTGCCGGCTGTGATCAGCAATAATATGGTATTGCAGCAAAAGGCAACACCGGCCATATGGGGCACTGCGGGCGCCGGTAAAACAGTAACAGTTCAAACTTCATGGAACAAAAGGACCTATCAGGCGAAAGCCGACGCTTCTGGCAACTGGAAGATCCGGGTGAACACACCCTCTTTTGGTGGTCCTTATACGATCCGTATTACGGAAGACAATACGGTCACATTGGAAAATGTGCTGATCGGCGATGTATGGTTGTGTTCCGGTCAGTCGAATATGGAAATGCCGCTGGCCGGCTGGGGAAAAATTTTAAATTACGAGGCAGAGATTGCCAGGGCCGGTTATCCATCGATCCGGTTATTGCAGGCCACGCATGTTACCGCAAACCAACCTCAGACATTGTTAACGGTACGCAATAGCGGATGGGATGTGTGCACGCCCGCAACCGTGGCGGAGTTTTCTTCTGTGGCTTATTTTTTTGCCCGGGAGATTTATGAAAAAACGAAGATCCCCATCGGGCTCATCCACAGTTCCTGGGGTGGCACAATTGCAGAGGCCTGGACCAGCTATGAAACCCTGCAGCAATTGCCGGATTTTGCCGCTGCGGCGCAGAAAATAAAAGCAACACCCAATGTAGATCCAAAGACCTTTGAACAAGTGTTCGCCGACTGGAACCAGCAACGGCTGGCTGCCGACAAAGGAATGGCGAACGGAAAAGCGATCTGGGCTGCAGCAGATCTGAATACGGCAGACTGGAAAACGATGCCGGTGCCGGGCCTCGTGGAAGAGAACGGGTTGCCCGGATTTGACGGCGTGATCTGGTTCAAACGCCGTTTGTCCATTCCTGAAAACTGGCCGGCAGAAGATCTGACACTGAATCTGGGGCCTGTTGATGATGATGATATTACCTGGTTCAACGGTGAGCAGATCGGCGCCACCAACGGATGGAATAAGGAACGGGTATATACCATACCGGCGCGATTGATAAAGAAGGGAGCCAACGACCTTACGGTGCGGGTAACCGATAACAGCAATGCCGGTGGTATTTATGGAACCCCGGCACAGCTTTTCATCCGGAATGGGGCAGGGCAGCGGATCGAACTGCCCGGAAACTGGTTGTATAAAGTGCCTTATGTATTGAAAGACCTGCCTCCGGCGCCGCAAAATCCCAATAATCCCAACCGGCCGACCGTGCTTTATAATGCAATGATCAACCCGATCATTGATTATACCATTAAAGGAGCTATCTGGTACCAGGGCGAATCGAATGCCGGAAGGGCCTATCAATACCGGACATTGTTCCCGGCAATGATCAAAGACTGGCGGTCGAAATTTGCATCCGGCAACTTCCCGTTCTATTTTGTACAATTAGCCAACTTTATGAAACGTGCAGATCAGCCGGGGGCTTCTGCATGGGCCGAGCTGCGGGAGGCGCAATTAATGACCACACAGGTTTCCAATACGGGTATGGCTACCATTATTGATATCGGTGATGCAAAGGATATTCATCCGAAAAATAAGCAGGAGGTAGGACGCCGGCTGGCATTGATCGCACTGAACAGGGATTATAAAAAGAACATCGAATACTCCGGACCGCGTTACAAAACACAAAAGATAACGGGCGACAGGATCGTGCTGACCTTTGATCATGCTGCAGGAATGAAGGCGGGGCAGGGTAAGCTCATGGGATTTGCTATTGCCGGAGCAGACCAGAAATTTTACTGGGCAGATGCCGCCATCAATGGATCCACCATAACGGTAAAGGCTCCGGAGGTGAAACAACCGGTAGCAGTGCGTTATGCCTGGGCCGATAACCCGGATGCCAATCTGGTGAATGCGGCAGGGCTACCGGCTTCACCGTTCCGTACAGACCAGTGGAACGGAATTACAAAAGGGGTGAAATGA
- a CDS encoding DUF4855 domain-containing protein, with protein sequence MTNKLMLALVFMLLLKCTNAQQYLPLASPKTDYIADLALIYQGGVHRPDWTAEQIAPYVYRQRGKKTDFLFDGFLFIEFKNGKGKDYSIGYEKEHAGKEEWSWLLDRNFEKGKAIHALNDVLADLAKKGVKPVRKRKVVLTLPEPIHNQKDWGILDGKMLSFDNEENRFEACKWYIDNALERWHKAGLKELELAGFYWVAEQSTGGKALIPRIAAYIRSKKMKFYWIPYWKAEGHGAWKEAGFDAAYQQPNHFFDEKIADSRIDEACDFAKQHGMGMELEFDMRVTQPGFERRLLAYIDGFQKKGVLDEVAMAYYEGGDGMMKLAGHSDPRMQALYQKLATIIAGRQRKADLDYKQRAGH encoded by the coding sequence ATGACAAATAAATTAATGCTTGCCCTGGTATTTATGCTGCTGCTGAAATGTACAAATGCGCAACAATACCTGCCCCTGGCTTCCCCAAAAACAGACTACATTGCAGATCTGGCCCTCATTTATCAGGGAGGTGTTCACCGCCCGGACTGGACGGCTGAGCAGATAGCACCCTATGTGTACCGGCAACGAGGAAAGAAGACTGATTTTTTATTTGACGGGTTTCTCTTCATTGAGTTTAAGAATGGAAAAGGGAAGGACTATTCCATCGGTTATGAGAAAGAACATGCCGGAAAGGAAGAATGGTCCTGGCTGCTGGACCGGAACTTTGAAAAAGGGAAAGCCATTCATGCATTAAATGATGTGCTGGCGGACCTAGCAAAAAAAGGAGTTAAGCCCGTTCGTAAACGAAAAGTGGTGCTGACCTTACCGGAGCCGATCCATAACCAAAAAGACTGGGGGATATTGGATGGAAAAATGCTGAGTTTCGATAATGAAGAAAACCGTTTCGAGGCTTGTAAATGGTATATTGATAACGCGCTGGAGCGCTGGCACAAGGCCGGCCTGAAGGAACTGGAGCTTGCCGGCTTTTACTGGGTGGCAGAGCAGAGCACGGGTGGAAAAGCGTTAATACCCCGTATTGCTGCATACATCCGTTCAAAAAAAATGAAATTTTACTGGATTCCTTACTGGAAAGCAGAAGGTCATGGTGCCTGGAAAGAGGCCGGTTTTGACGCAGCCTATCAGCAGCCCAATCATTTCTTTGACGAAAAAATAGCAGATAGCCGTATTGATGAAGCCTGTGATTTTGCAAAGCAACACGGCATGGGGATGGAGCTGGAATTTGATATGCGCGTGACGCAACCCGGTTTTGAGCGACGGTTGTTGGCGTATATCGACGGGTTTCAAAAAAAAGGCGTTCTTGATGAAGTAGCGATGGCATATTATGAAGGGGGCGACGGAATGATGAAGCTGGCTGGGCACAGCGATCCCCGGATGCAGGCATTGTATCAAAAACTTGCGACGATTATTGCCGGGCGTCAGCGGAAAGCCGATTTGGATTACAAACAACGGGCTGGGCATTGA
- a CDS encoding beta-N-acetylhexosaminidase: MMKKIIIGVALVIFGINGFANNDSLIHIIPQPVSVAAGAGTFYLNAATVITVNDTALRGIADLLSGFLNGPSGYGIPVKKAGAQTSNVILMERNRTPDSKILKNGYKLLVTPQRIRLTANEPEGLFYGIQTLLQLMPPDIESRGVVRKLRWPVPCVAILDYPRFHYRGLMLDVSRHFFTKAEVKKYIDEMVKYKFNVFHWHLTDDQGWRIQLDGLPELTGTGAWSVPRTGRFGEFAPPQPGEKATYGGFYSQKDIREIIDYARKRFITIVPEIDVPAHSLSMIASYPALSCTQQQYPVNPGSPMYGKIDNVLCVNNDSTWLILDKVFTEVARLFPGPYIHIGGDEANKSFWNACPKDQALMKANGLKHVDELQHFFMKKLERLITSKGKKMVGWDEVLEGGTLPSNVIISARMGIDGCIAAAKAGHPVIMIPWEYTYLDLSQGDPLIEPATYGQIRLKRSYGWNPVPNGVNPDQVLGGEGVLWTESVPDYRQAEYMTWPRSLALAEAFWSPQEQLVWNDFVRRMEARFRYMDAGQVKYARSAYDPVITGVKDANDSLLVNLETEIDGLELHYQFNGTNPDQFSPRYKGTPLNIPKGATEIRVITYRNGAPVGKQINCPLSEIRKRVP; this comes from the coding sequence ATGATGAAAAAAATAATTATAGGAGTAGCATTGGTCATTTTTGGTATCAATGGCTTTGCGAACAACGACTCACTTATTCATATTATACCACAGCCGGTGTCTGTAGCGGCTGGTGCCGGCACCTTCTACTTAAATGCGGCTACGGTGATTACCGTTAATGACACAGCGTTGAGGGGTATCGCTGATCTGCTGTCGGGGTTTTTAAATGGTCCTTCGGGCTACGGGATCCCGGTTAAAAAAGCGGGCGCACAAACATCGAACGTAATCCTGATGGAGCGGAATAGAACGCCTGATTCAAAAATCCTTAAGAACGGCTATAAGCTGCTTGTTACTCCCCAGCGTATTCGGCTGACAGCAAATGAACCGGAGGGGTTATTTTATGGTATCCAAACCCTGCTGCAACTGATGCCTCCGGATATTGAAAGCAGGGGGGTGGTACGGAAGCTGCGATGGCCGGTGCCCTGTGTGGCAATCCTGGATTACCCGCGTTTCCATTACCGGGGGCTCATGCTGGATGTGAGCCGGCATTTTTTTACCAAGGCAGAAGTGAAAAAGTATATTGATGAAATGGTGAAATATAAATTCAATGTATTTCACTGGCATTTGACCGATGATCAGGGCTGGCGCATTCAGCTTGACGGACTTCCGGAACTCACTGGCACCGGTGCCTGGTCGGTGCCACGTACTGGAAGATTTGGTGAGTTTGCTCCACCGCAACCGGGGGAGAAAGCCACTTATGGCGGCTTCTATTCACAGAAAGACATCCGGGAAATTATTGACTATGCCCGCAAGCGCTTTATTACCATTGTTCCGGAAATTGATGTTCCGGCGCATAGCCTTTCCATGATTGCATCATATCCCGCTTTATCCTGCACACAGCAACAATACCCGGTAAACCCTGGCAGCCCAATGTATGGTAAGATTGATAATGTGCTTTGTGTAAATAACGATTCCACCTGGCTGATTCTGGATAAAGTATTTACGGAAGTTGCCAGGTTGTTTCCCGGCCCTTATATTCACATTGGTGGCGATGAGGCCAATAAAAGTTTCTGGAATGCCTGCCCGAAGGATCAGGCATTGATGAAGGCAAACGGGTTGAAACATGTGGATGAGCTGCAGCATTTCTTTATGAAGAAACTGGAACGGTTAATTACCTCCAAAGGAAAGAAAATGGTGGGCTGGGACGAAGTATTGGAAGGGGGTACATTGCCTTCAAATGTCATCATTTCGGCAAGGATGGGTATTGACGGTTGTATTGCTGCAGCCAAAGCAGGCCACCCGGTGATCATGATTCCCTGGGAATATACCTATCTTGATTTAAGCCAGGGTGATCCTTTAATTGAACCGGCAACCTATGGCCAAATCCGGTTAAAGCGAAGCTATGGCTGGAACCCTGTGCCCAATGGGGTGAACCCCGACCAGGTGCTGGGAGGCGAAGGGGTACTGTGGACGGAGTCAGTGCCGGATTACCGTCAGGCGGAGTACATGACCTGGCCAAGATCCCTGGCGCTTGCGGAAGCGTTCTGGTCGCCGCAGGAACAGCTGGTATGGAATGATTTTGTACGGCGCATGGAAGCGCGGTTCCGCTATATGGATGCAGGACAGGTAAAATACGCCCGGAGCGCCTATGATCCTGTAATTACCGGTGTAAAGGATGCCAACGACTCGCTGTTGGTAAACCTGGAAACAGAAATTGACGGGCTTGAGCTCCATTATCAGTTTAACGGAACCAACCCGGATCAGTTCTCGCCCAGGTACAAGGGTACACCATTAAACATTCCAAAAGGCGCTACGGAAATAAGAGTGATTACCTATAGGAACGGAGCGCCTGTGGGCAAGCAAATTAATTGCCCATTAAGCGAGATCAGAAAACGGGTGCCTTAA
- a CDS encoding DUF4998 domain-containing protein, whose protein sequence is MRKKNYLVLLAVLAITAWLLEGCKKMDDYKKFLDHKNFSYAGKADSLKVHPGDGRLQLSWLLQADPNIVRAVIYWNSRADSLSVPIHRNPGVDSINQMINLAEGIYSFEIYTYNKDGLKSVPAYVTGASFGDAYKSSLINRGMISAVLASDNTAVINWGPAEESVVGVRLTYMDKNNNTVVKIIRNAENETRLADYKFDSRFQYQTLFKPDTLAIDTFYAPLMTQACEQQLDKSKFRELVLPGDAPCYTSDPQWNIAMKYGWDDTWSTDFDNPYGNYLNVTTNNPQSAPASWITFDLGKVTQLSRFRLNHYYAYEDRDMRRYEIWGTTQPSANGDWTGWTKLIAYTQTKPSGLPNGQFSAEDKNAWINGDQANFSSGLPAVKYIRIKCLQNWTGSNSNLSFSEITFWGYPVQ, encoded by the coding sequence ATGAGAAAGAAAAATTACCTGGTACTGCTGGCTGTTTTGGCAATAACTGCCTGGCTGCTGGAGGGCTGCAAAAAAATGGACGATTATAAAAAATTCCTGGACCACAAAAATTTCAGTTATGCAGGAAAAGCAGATTCACTAAAAGTGCATCCCGGAGACGGCCGGTTACAGTTGTCCTGGCTATTGCAGGCAGACCCCAATATTGTGCGTGCCGTTATTTATTGGAACAGCCGCGCCGATTCGCTATCGGTTCCCATACACCGGAACCCGGGCGTAGATTCGATCAATCAGATGATTAACCTTGCCGAAGGTATTTATAGCTTTGAGATTTATACGTATAATAAAGATGGCCTGAAATCTGTTCCGGCTTATGTAACCGGTGCCTCTTTTGGTGATGCGTATAAAAGCTCCCTGATAAACAGGGGAATGATTTCGGCAGTATTGGCTAGTGATAATACCGCGGTGATCAATTGGGGGCCGGCGGAAGAATCGGTTGTGGGCGTTCGGTTGACCTATATGGATAAAAACAATAATACGGTTGTGAAAATCATCCGGAATGCTGAAAATGAAACGAGATTAGCCGACTATAAATTTGACAGCCGGTTTCAGTATCAGACCCTGTTTAAGCCGGATACGCTGGCCATTGATACGTTTTATGCGCCATTGATGACCCAGGCATGCGAACAACAGCTTGATAAGTCGAAATTCAGGGAACTCGTGCTTCCCGGTGATGCACCCTGCTATACCAGCGATCCTCAGTGGAACATTGCGATGAAGTATGGGTGGGATGATACATGGTCTACTGATTTTGATAATCCTTACGGCAACTATTTAAATGTAACAACCAATAATCCTCAAAGTGCACCTGCATCCTGGATTACATTTGACCTGGGGAAAGTGACTCAGTTGAGCCGCTTCCGGTTAAACCATTATTATGCTTATGAAGACCGGGATATGCGCAGGTATGAAATATGGGGGACTACTCAGCCGTCCGCCAACGGAGACTGGACGGGCTGGACAAAGCTGATCGCCTACACACAAACCAAACCCAGCGGGCTGCCCAATGGACAGTTCTCTGCTGAAGATAAAAATGCCTGGATAAACGGGGACCAGGCAAACTTTTCTTCCGGGTTGCCGGCCGTAAAATATATCCGGATAAAATGTCTTCAAAATTGGACGGGTTCCAATTCCAATCTGTCTTTTTCCGAAATCACATTTTGGGGATATCCCGTTCAGTAA